From Vidua macroura isolate BioBank_ID:100142 chromosome 5, ASM2450914v1, whole genome shotgun sequence, the proteins below share one genomic window:
- the TMBIM4 gene encoding protein lifeguard 4, with protein sequence MAAEQRYPRSSIEDDFNYGSNVASASVHIRMAFLRKVYSILSVQVLLTTVTSAIFLYSTGLQAFVHERPALLLISAFGSLAVIVALTLYRHQHPVNLYLLFGFTLLEALTVAITVSFYDVSIILQAFILTTAVFLGLTAYTLQSKRDFSKFGAGLFACLWILIFSSFLRLFFYSETIELVFAAAGALLFCGFIIYDTHLLMHKLSPEEYILAAINLYLDIINLFLHLLRFLEAFNKK encoded by the exons aTGGCGGCGGAGCAGCGCTACCCGCGGAGCTCCATCGAGGATGACTTCAACTATGGCAGCAACGTGGCCTCGGCCAGCGTCCACATCCGCATGG CGTTTCTGCGAAAGGTCTACAGCATTCTTTCTGTTCAAGTTCTATTGACCACAGTCACATCTGCAATTTTCCTATACTCTACTGGATTGCAGGCATTTGTTCATGAGAG ACCTGccttgcttttaatttctgcGTTTGGATCTCTGGCTGTAATCGTGGCACTGACCCTCTACAGACACCAGCACCCTGTTAATTTATACCTGCTGTTTGGATTT ACACTACTGGAAGCACTGACAGTTGCCATTACAG TGAGTTTCTATGATGTCTCCATCATCTTGCAAGCCTTTATTCTTACTACTGCTGTATTCCTTGGATTGACTGCATATACCTTGCAGTCAAAGAGAGACTTCAGCAAATTTGGAGCAGG cctcTTTGCTTGTTTGTGGATTTTAATCTTCTCAAGTTTCTTGAGG CTGTTTTTCTATAGTGAGACGATAGAGTtggtgtttgctgctgctggagctcttcTGTTCTGtggatttattatttatgaCACTCATTTGCTGATGCACAAGTTGTCCCCTGAAGAGTACATACTGGCTGCAATCAATCTCTACTTGGACATCATAAATCTGTTCTTACACCTGCTGCGTTTTCTGGaggcatttaataaaaaatag
- the LLPH gene encoding protein LLP homolog: MAKSLRSKWRRKMRAEKRKKNAPKELERLKKILGTKADVIMEEVKEVATVLPPEKVLEQRDDCKMELDNKRNKKTLLDQHGQYPIWMNSRQKKKLKAQRVKGKKKSKLAKGLVW; encoded by the exons ATGGCGAAGAGCCTGAGGAGCAAATGGAGGAGGAAGATGCGGGcggagaagaggaagaagaacgCGCCTAAGGAGCTGGAGAGGCTGAAGAAGATCCTGGGAACCAAAGCAGATGTCATCATGGAGGAGGTCAAGGAGGTGGCGACCGTGCTGCCCCCCGAGAAAGTCCTGGAGCAGAGAG ATGACTGCAAAATGGAGCTGGATAATAAACGAAACAAAAAAACTCTTCTAGACCAGCATGGACAGTACCCAATATGGATGAATTCCaggcaaaaaaagaagcttAAGGCTCAGCgtgttaaagggaaaaaaaaatcaaaattggCCAAAGGCCTCGTTTGGTAA